The Cupriavidus necator N-1 DNA window CAGCCGCGCATCGCACAGCGCGGCGCCGACCTGGGCCTTGTCGATGATCTGCTTCAGCTCCTTGGCGCGCAGCAGCGGCATGGTCGGCACCGCGACCAGGCCCGCCTTGAGCGTGGCCAGCCAGCTGGCGGCCATCATCAGGTTGTTGGGTCCGCGCAGCAGCACGCGGCTGCCGGGCACCAGTTGCATGTCCTCGACCAGCACATGGGCGATGCGGTTCACCAGCGCCGCCAGCTGCGCATACGTGACCGTCTCGATCTGTCCGTCGCGGCGATGGCGGATGGCGATGCGCTCGCCGCGGCCTTCGCGCACGTGGCGGTCTAGCAGCTCCACCGCGGCATTCATCCGCTCCGGGTAGTCGGTATCGGCATTGAAGCGGAACACCGGCCACATTTCGGGCGGCGGCAGGCGGTCGCGCGCGAAGGTATCGAGGTGGGCTGTGGTCGCCATGGCTTGTCTCCTGTCTGCTCTGTATCGGTACGGCAGTTCGTGGGTAGCTCGCAGGCGCGTCAGGCTTTGCGCCCGGCCAGCGTCTCGCGTGCAATGATCAGCTTCTGCACTTCGGTGGCGCCTTCATAGATACGCAGCGAGCGGATCTCGCGGTACAGGCTTTCCACCCGCGTGCCGACCTTGACGCCCAGGCCGCCGAACATCTGCACCGCACGGTCGATCACCTGCTGCGCGTTCTCGGTCGCCACCATCTTGGCCATGGCCGCCTCGCGCGTGGTGCGCTGGCCCTTGACATCGCGCAGCCAGGCCGCGCGGTAGGTCAGCAGCGCCGCGGCATCGATCGCGGTGGCCATGTCGCCGATGGCGGCCTGGGTCAGCTGCAGGTCGGCCAGCACGCCGCCGAACATCGGACGCGCGCAGGCGCGCGCCAGTGCATCGTCCAGCGCGGCGCGGCCAAAGCCCAGCGCCGCCGCCGCAACCGAGGCACGGAAGATGTCGAGCGTCATCATCGCCACCTTGAAGCCCTGCCCCGCTTCGCCCAGCCGGTTGCCCACGGGCACGCGGCAGTTGTCGAAACGCAGCGTGGCGAGCGGGTGCGGCGCCATCACGTCGATGCGCTCGGCGATGGTCAGGCCTGGCGTATCCGCATCCACCACGAAGGCGGAGATGCCGCGTGCGCCCGGCGCCTCGCCGGTGCGCACGAACACGCAGTAGAAGTCGGCAATGCCGCCGTTGGAAATCCAGGTCTTGGCGCCGTCGATCACATAGTGGCTGCCGTCGTCCGACAGCCGTGCGCTGCACTGCATGGCGGCCACATCGGAACCGGCCTCCGGCTCGGACAGTGCAAACGCGGCAATCGCCTCGCCGCGGGCCACGCGCGGCAGGTAATGCGCGCGCAGCGCAGCGCTGCCGGCCAGCGAGATCGCGCCCGAGCCCAGCCCCTGCATGGCAAAGGCAAAATCGGCCAGGCCGTCATGGCGCGCCAGGGTTTCGCGCAGCAGGCACAGCGAGCGTGAATCCAGCGCCGGCAGCGCGCCGCCGTGCGCGGCCGGCACGCAATAGCGCAGCCAGCCGGCCTCGCCCAGCTGGCGCACCAGCGCGCGGCAGGCGGCGTCGGTATCGCTGTGGTCGACATGGAGGTGTTGCGCGCACCAGGCGTCCAGTTCGCGCTCCAGTGTGCGGTGCGCGTCGTCGAACAGCGGCAGGTCGAGATAGGTCTTGTCGGACATGGCGCTTCAGTCCCCTTCGAACACCGGCTTGGTCTTGGCGACGAAGGCCTCGTAGGCGCGACGGAAGTCGCGCGTCTGCATGCAGATGGCCTGGGCTTCGGCCTCGGCCTCGATGGCCTCGTCCAGCCCCATGTTCCATTCCTGGTGTAGCAGCTTCTTGGTCACGCCGTGGGCAAAGGTCGGGCCAGCGGCCAGTTGCGCGGCCAGCGCATGGGCCTGGGCCAGCACCGCTTCGGACGGATGCAGCGCATTGAAGAAGCCCCACTGCAGGCCCTCTTCCGCGCTCATCGAGCGGCCGGTGTAGAGCAGTTCGCTGGCACGCCCCTGCCCGATCACGCGCGGCAGCAGCGTGCACGCGCCCATGTCGGCGCCGGCCAGGCCGACGCGCGTGAACAGGAACGCGGTCTTGGCCTGCGCCGTGCCCAGGCGCATATCGGAAGCCAGCGCCATCATCGCGCCGGCGCCGGCGCAGATGCCGTCGACCGCGCTGACTACCGGCTGCGGGCAGGCGCGCATGGCCTTGACCAGGTCGCCGGTCATGCGCGTGAAGTCGAGCAGCTCAGGCATGGTCATGCGCGTGAGCGGCCCGATGATCTCGTGCACGTCGCCGCCCGAGCAGTAGTTGCCGCCGGCGCCCGTCACCACCACCGCCTTGATGTCGCTGGCATAGCACAGGCCGCGGAACAGGTCGCGCAGCTCGGCATAGGAATCGAAAGTCAGCGGGTTCTTGCGCTCCGGCCGGTTCAGCGTCACGGTGCCGACCTTGCCGTCGCCGGACACCGACCACAGGAAGTGCTTCGGCTGGTAGCCGGCAAAGCTGCGCTTGTGGTGGCGCATGTCGAGTGCGATCTCTGTCATGGGTTTCTCTCGTTGTCTGTTGCAGTCGGTGAGGTTCAGCCCGCCATCACTTCGCCGCCGGCGACGGGGATCGCCTGGCCGGTGATCGCGGCCGCGGATGGCTGGCACAGCCAGGCCACCGCGTCGGCCACTTCCTCGGGCTGCACCAGCCGCCGTTGCGGATTGCGTGCGGCCAGCTCGGCGCGCGCCTGTTCCTCGGTACGGCCGGTCTTGCCGACGATATTGGCCACCGCGTCGCGCACGATGTCGGTTTCGGTATAGCCCGGGCAGACCGCATTGACGGTCACGCCCTTGGCCGCGGTTTCCAGCGCCAGCGCGCGCGTCAGGCCGATCACCCCATGCTTGGCCGCGCAATAGGCGCTGACATAGCCGTAGCCGATCAGGCCGGCCGTACTCGCCACATTGACGATGCGGCCCCAGCCCGCATCGAGCATCGCCGGCAGCGCCGCCTGCGTGCACAGGAAGGTGCCGGTCAGGTTCACATCCAGCATGCGCTGCCACAGCCCGGCATCGGTCTTCAGGAACGGTGCGCTGTGCGCCTGGCCGGCATTGTTGACCAGCATCGACACCGGGCCGGCCTGCTCGGCGGCGGCGGCAAAGGCGCGCGCCACGCTGCCGGC harbors:
- a CDS encoding acyl-CoA dehydrogenase family protein yields the protein MSDKTYLDLPLFDDAHRTLERELDAWCAQHLHVDHSDTDAACRALVRQLGEAGWLRYCVPAAHGGALPALDSRSLCLLRETLARHDGLADFAFAMQGLGSGAISLAGSAALRAHYLPRVARGEAIAAFALSEPEAGSDVAAMQCSARLSDDGSHYVIDGAKTWISNGGIADFYCVFVRTGEAPGARGISAFVVDADTPGLTIAERIDVMAPHPLATLRFDNCRVPVGNRLGEAGQGFKVAMMTLDIFRASVAAAALGFGRAALDDALARACARPMFGGVLADLQLTQAAIGDMATAIDAAALLTYRAAWLRDVKGQRTTREAAMAKMVATENAQQVIDRAVQMFGGLGVKVGTRVESLYREIRSLRIYEGATEVQKLIIARETLAGRKA
- a CDS encoding enoyl-CoA hydratase family protein; translated protein: MTEIALDMRHHKRSFAGYQPKHFLWSVSGDGKVGTVTLNRPERKNPLTFDSYAELRDLFRGLCYASDIKAVVVTGAGGNYCSGGDVHEIIGPLTRMTMPELLDFTRMTGDLVKAMRACPQPVVSAVDGICAGAGAMMALASDMRLGTAQAKTAFLFTRVGLAGADMGACTLLPRVIGQGRASELLYTGRSMSAEEGLQWGFFNALHPSEAVLAQAHALAAQLAAGPTFAHGVTKKLLHQEWNMGLDEAIEAEAEAQAICMQTRDFRRAYEAFVAKTKPVFEGD
- a CDS encoding SDR family NAD(P)-dependent oxidoreductase, whose product is MTRSTGSLSGRHALVTGGGRGIGAAIARRLLADGASVTLLGRDAGALQATVQALRKLAPAGAVVSLVTADIADAGSVARAFAAAAEQAGPVSMLVNNAGQAHSAPFLKTDAGLWQRMLDVNLTGTFLCTQAALPAMLDAGWGRIVNVASTAGLIGYGYVSAYCAAKHGVIGLTRALALETAAKGVTVNAVCPGYTETDIVRDAVANIVGKTGRTEEQARAELAARNPQRRLVQPEEVADAVAWLCQPSAAAITGQAIPVAGGEVMAG